The following are encoded in a window of Salmo trutta chromosome 9, fSalTru1.1, whole genome shotgun sequence genomic DNA:
- the klhl22 gene encoding kelch-like protein 22, protein MADDGELNQMGSPTSSSGQCGRQTYRSCAHSRSLLDGLFGLRQGGILFDVVLMVEGKPIQAHRILLAAACDYFRGMFAGGLRETQLTEIPVHGVTYTAMTKLLDFIYTSELELDLDNVQEVLVAATLVQIEEVIGFCCDFLFSWLDDSNILEVDKLADVYGLQQLGAKVHSYILRNIQTFSRTEVYRQLPPEKVLSVLSSDELEVSSENEVYEAALHYHYSPEQVETDQVSLQDNLRMLEAVRFCLMDKQVLQRLFGRLNQCTLKDLVAAALRYHEQELWQPILQGPLTQPRSNFNCILGFGGMFSSGSLTESEELFQVYHPSWGEWRTLTAAQAPRMSNQGIAVLNNFVYLIGGDKNTSGFRAETRCWRYDPRHNIWCSIKPLQQQHADHCVCVLDGHIYAIGGRDYSNELECVERYDPHTNTWEYVAALRREVYAHAGAVLDGKMYVTCGRRGMAYLRETYCYDPQHNQWAACAEGPVERAWHGMAAVNGRVYVIGGSNDERGYRRDVLQVACYSPADNSWSVMTPLPAGHGEPGVAVLGSLIYILGGRSHDKSNRMKYVHVYNTEADLWESGTAFEDRISGLAACVVLLSRAVIDLAKNWEQRTKASWEEVDLDNSED, encoded by the exons ATGGCCGATGATGGGGAGCTGAACCAAATGGGGAGCCCCACCAGCTCATCTGGTCAATGTGGCCGCCAGACATATCGAAGTTGTGCCCATTCCCGCAGcctgttggatgggctgtttgGCCTGAGGCAGGGTGGCATCCTGTTTGACGTAGTGCTCATGGTGGAGGGCAAGCCCATCCAAGCCCATCGTATCCTCCTGGCTGCCGCATGTGACTACTTCAG AGGGATGTTTGCTGGAGGTCTCAGAGAGACGCAGCTGACAGAGATTCCAGTGCATGGGGTGACCTACACTGCCATGACCAAACTTCTGGACTTCATCTACACATCGGAGCTTGAGCTAGACCTGGACAACGTGCAGGAGGTCCTGGTTGCTGCCACTCTTGTACAG ATTGAGGAGGTTATTGGCTTTTGCTGTGACTTCCTCTTTTCCTGGCTGGATGACAGCAACATCTTGGAAGTTGACAAGCTGGCTGATGTGTATGGGCTGCAGCAGCTGGGGGCGAAGGTGCACTCCTACATCCTGAGGAACATTCAGACATTCTCTCGCACAGAGGTGTACCGCCAGCTTCCCCCAGAGAAGGTCCTCAGTGTGCTGAGCAGTGACGAGCTGGAGGTCAGCTCAGAGAACGAGGTATACGAGGCAGCTTTGCACTACCACTACAGCCCAGAGCAGGTGGAGACAGACCAGGTGTCCCTCCAG GACAATCTGAGGATGCTCGAGGCAGTGCGTTTCTGCCTCATGGACAAACAGGTGTTGCAGAGACTGTTTGGACGGTTGAATCAGTGTACACTGAAGGACCTGGTGGCAGCTGCACTGCGTTACCACGAGCAGGAGCTTTGGCAGCCCATCCTGCAGGGCCCCCTCACCCAGCCCCGTTCCAACTTCAACTGCATCCTTGGCTTCGGAGGTATGTTCTCCTCTGGCTCACTGACTGAGAGCGAAGAATTGTTCCAGGTCTATCACCCTAGCTGGGGTGAGTGGAGGACACTCACGGCTGCACAGGCCCCCCGCATGTCCAACCAAGGTATCGCTGTGCTGAACAACTTTGTCTATTTGATTGGGGGAGACAAGAACACCAGCGGCTTTCGTGCAGAGACTCGCTGCTGGAG ATATGACCCTCGCCACAACATCTGGTGCTCCATCAAGCCCCTGCAGCAGCAGCATGCAGACCACTGCGTGTGTGTGCTGGACGGACACATCTACGCAATTGGGGGGCGCGACTACAGCAATGAACTGGAGTGTGTAGAACGCTACGACCCACACACCAACACCTGGGAATATGTGGCAGCCCTCAGGAGAGAG GTGTATGCACACGCCGGAGCAGTCTTGGATGGCAAGATGTACGTCACTTGTGGGCGGCGGGGAATGGCGTACCTGAGAGAGACATACTGTTATGACCCCCAACACAACCAGTGGGCAGCGTGTGCAGAGGGGCCGGTGGAGCGGGCATGGCATGGCATGGCTGCTGTCAATGGACGAGTCTATGTCATTGGTGGCAGCAATGATGAGCGCGGGTACCGCCGAGATGTACTCCAG GTGGCATGCTACAGCCCAGCAGATAACTCTTGGTCTGTGATGACTCCTCTACCAGCTGGTCATGGGGAGCCCGGTGTGGCAGTACTCGGCAGCCTCATCTACATACTAGGTGGGCGCTCTCATGACAAGAGCAACCGTATGAAATACGTGCATGTGTATAACACAGAGGCAGACCTCTGGGAGAGTGGGACAGCATTCGAGGACCGTATCTCTGGTCTGGCAGCCTGCGTGGTGCTCCTCTCCCGTGCTGTGATTGATCTAGCCAAGAACTGGGAGCAGCGCACCAAGGCATCCTGGGAGGAGGTGGATTTGGACAACTCtgaggactga